One Besnoitia besnoiti strain Bb-Ger1 chromosome VIII, whole genome shotgun sequence DNA segment encodes these proteins:
- a CDS encoding hypothetical protein (encoded by transcript BESB_084350), protein MSELVTTTHGPRERFSVRFLCFLLFTSICLSGQVFAHADSLEVSLCDGQEKEGSPCDPTNQDVTPPSYIVVSTTTSGFLSRTTLQPTARDGYLEGFEIPRPVLAFPDIAIVEDPKDVAKKAGQLEGLPSATVEYIKVSDSPRMVLTRKGLCLKEFDSASVHVEQIHEFAGRHLLTLGFPRAQSFAGSSDTVQKLVAESITDVSMDPSGWERRSDAYLVCLDKYQFPKMWPERKAVSFPEFKEGSWRKRVKVLEVVPFSVAGEKSTHSYNLLLTLSVTVPWVEETHRRSSGSVSYAHGDGHDDFDMEIFKREEDNLQVEKFLFEIKLVVKKPYHFAVAVGLLHGAVCMLSRERDAEPIDFSCPVFDRLWKRLQTLREQETKIKKRAKAHSILASAAAGAAALGIWSIIWGLTQPRKLRKRLDNTLPQLLEYQFKLAQQTALSDVSLMVRPTNMMTMWSTRHRNPRAAAGGIAEGVGFWTFLSGLVGTSAAMVNKVTTVDVEEKANKRIKASLGQRLAAAAASAVTLFRKGTPSVLRILFIVSDDFQ, encoded by the exons ATGAGCGAGTTGGTGACGACTACCCATGGACCACGTGAACGGTTTTCGGTCCGATTCCTGTGCTTCCTTCTTTTCACATCAATTTGTCTGAGTGGCCAGGTCTTTGCGCATGCGGATTCCTTGGAAGTTTCTCTTTGTGATGGACAAGAGAAGGAGGGCTCGCCATGCGATCCGACAAATCAAGACGTGACCCCTCCTTCGTACATTGTGGTCTCTACCACAACCTCCGGTTTCCTGAGCAGAACCACTCTGCAGCCAACTGCTAGGGATGGATACCTTGAGGGCTTTGAAATTCCGAGGCCCGTTCTCGCGTTCCCTGACATAGCCATAGTTGAAGACCCCAAAGATGTTGCTAAGAAAGCAGGGCAACTGGAGGGGCTTCCCTCGGCGACCGTGGAGTATATCAAAGTATCAGACAGCCCCCGCATGGTCCTGACTCGCAAAGGACTGTGCCTGAAAG AATTTGACAGCGCCTCCGTCCACGTAGAACAGATTCACGAATTCGCAGGCCGCCACCTTCTCACACTGGGTTTTCCGCGCGCACAGTCATTCGCTGGAAGCTCCGACACGGTGCAAAAACTGGTCGCTGAATCGATTACCGATGTGTCTATGGACCCTTCGGGGtgggagcgaagaagcgacgccTACTTGGTTTGCCTTGACAAGTATCAATTCCCGAAGATGTGGCCCGAGAGAAAAGCTGTTAGTTTCCCGG AATTCAAGGAAGGTTCTTGGAGAAAACGCGTCAAAGTCCTAGAGGTGGTTCCGTTTTCCGTGGCCGGAGAGAAGAGCACGCATTCGTATAATCTACTGCTGACGCTGTCAGTCACCGTACCATGGGTTGAAGAGACACACCGACGGTCTTCAGGATCTGTCTCTTATGCACATGGGGATGGACATGATGACTTCGACATGGAGATCTTCAAGCGAGAGGAGGATAACCTTCAGGTTGAGAAGTTCTTGTTCGAGATAAAGCTCGTTGTTAAAAAACCCTATCACTTCGCAGTCGCGGTTGGCCTGCTTCATGGAGCCGTCTGCATGCTTTCGAGAGAACGGGACGCTGAGCCAATTGACTTCAGCTGCCCGGTATTTGACAGACTATGGAAGCGACTGC AGACGCTCAGGGAACAGGAGACCAAAATCAAGAAGAGAGCCAAGGCTCATTCCATCCTAGCGTCGGCTGCTGCTGGGGCAGCAGCTCTCGGTATCTGGAGCATCATATGGGGCCTGACTCAGCCACGGAAGCTCCGAAAGAGGTTGGACAACACCCTTCCTCAGCTACTGGAATATCAGTTCAAACTGGCGCAGCAGACCGCTCTAAGCGATGTAAGCCTTATGGTGCGTCCTACCAACATGATGACCATGTGGAGCACGAGGCACCGCAAcccgagggcggcagcgggaggTATTGCTGAAGGCGTTGGATTCTGGACGTTTCTGTCAGGTCTCGTAGGAACCAGTGCTGCCATGGTCAATAAGGTCACAACAGTAGACGTAGAGGAGAAAGCAAACAAAAGAATCAAGGCCAGTCTTGGACAGCGAttggctgctgccgctgcctcggcggtCACACTGTTTCGGAAAGGAACTCCATCTGTCCTGAGAATTCTGTTTATAGTTTCTGACGATTTTCAATGA
- a CDS encoding hypothetical protein (encoded by transcript BESB_084360) yields the protein MSQSGKSSPRSSTGSRPESGVTTPRKGGETLGDKCGSPEHGMGTCRKDTLKGVGFADGMKDASKTQEFKKGYSSAEGKAQDGLIRSLTSALFGTPIGFFKSRADLRTWGEQSLTDPSVQPYKRPPVATPFHTSLPGYSQKACEPLRRELAGRPAPFYTLAPKGGFVYNPHHPSMDFARVEIQRPLFTGEIKPPMYDWKELNEYKMMNLPYPNALMLPTSPSPIYVPGNYLVSYPYGVPAVEENEAWIAPSLPKNRRCRFLC from the exons ATGTCGCAGTCTGGCAAGAGCTCTCCCCGGAGTTCCACGGGCAGCCGCCCGGAGTCGGGGGTTACGACTCCGCGGAAAGGAGGCGAGACTCTAGGTGACAAGTGTGGCTCCCCGGAGCATGGCATGGGAACGTGCCGGAAAGATACGCTGAAAGGAGTAGGGTTTGCCGATGGCATGAAAGATGCGTCGAAAACGCAAGAATTCAAAAAAGGCTACAGCTCTGCTG AGGGCAAAGCACAAGATGGGCTCATCCGGTCGCTGACGTCAGCTCTCTTCGGCACTCCGATCGGATTTTTCAAAAGCAGAGCAGACTTGCGCACATGGGGAGAGCAGTCATTGACAGACCCCTCTGTGCAGCCGTACAAGCGCCCTCCTGTTGCAACACCTTTCCATACCAGCCTTCCAGGGTACAGCCAAAAAGCGTGCGAGCCACTGAGGCGGGAACTAGCAGGTAGACCGGCGCCATTTTATACGTTGGCGCCTAAAGGTGGTTTCGTCTATAATCCACATCACCCGAGCATGGACTTTGCCAGAGTTGAGATCCAGCGGCCATTGTTCACTGGCGAGATCAAACCCCCAATGTATGACTGGAAGGAGCTTAACGAATACAAAATGATGAATCTTCCTTATCCG AACGCTTTAATGTTGCCGACAAGCCCCTCGCCGATCTACGTGCCGGGCAACTACTTGGTGTCATATCCTTACGGAGTTCCAGCAGTAGAAGAGAACGAGGCTTGGATCGCGCCATCGCTGCCGAAAAACCGTCGGTGCCGGTTTCTCTGCTGA